A single genomic interval of Chloracidobacterium validum harbors:
- the atpH gene encoding ATP synthase F1 subunit delta yields MSSLANRYARALTDAAGADLPTVATEIKAFHQLVTTHTELADALANPTIPLAQKEGLLRALCARLKPHPVTSNFLGVLLRNQRMAALGDIQSAIEAVVDERSGIVPVEVTSAMALGVSERRVLERRLKEAIGSDIRVTYRESPDLIGGLVTRVGSTYYDGSVRTQLVELRERLARRA; encoded by the coding sequence ATGAGTTCACTTGCCAATCGCTATGCTCGTGCCCTGACTGACGCCGCTGGGGCTGACCTACCAACGGTTGCAACCGAGATAAAAGCTTTTCATCAACTCGTGACGACGCACACCGAGCTGGCCGACGCCTTGGCCAATCCCACCATTCCGCTGGCTCAAAAGGAAGGACTGCTCCGGGCCTTGTGTGCGCGACTCAAGCCGCATCCGGTTACGTCCAACTTTTTGGGCGTGCTGCTGCGCAACCAGCGGATGGCGGCTTTGGGTGATATTCAGTCGGCAATTGAAGCCGTCGTAGATGAGCGCTCCGGCATTGTGCCGGTTGAAGTGACCAGTGCCATGGCGCTGGGTGTGAGCGAGCGCCGGGTGCTTGAACGACGATTGAAAGAGGCGATTGGCAGCGACATTCGTGTTACCTACCGGGAATCGCCTGACCTGATCGGGGGACTTGTCACCCGTGTCGGGAGCACCTACTACGATGGTTCAGTCCGAACCCAACTTGTTGAATTACGAGAGCGACTCGCCCGGCGCGCCTAG
- the atpA gene encoding F0F1 ATP synthase subunit alpha: MEAIRADEISQLIREQIENFQAGVTVAEVGTVIKVGDGIAEIHGLDNVMAGELLDLPHEVKGIALNLEEDKVGAVLFGEYHAIKQGDLVKRTKRIMSVPVGDGFLGRVVNALGEPIDGRGPIANDGFNPVERIAPGIVERKSVKEPMMTGIKAIDAMIPIGRGQRELIIGDRQTGKTTIAIDTIINSKGKDLICIYVAIGQRKGSIAQLVKRLEENDAMAYTIIVSASSSDPAAMQYIAPYAGTAIGEYFMDRGKHVLCIYDDLSKHAVAYREISLLLRRPPGREAYPGDVFYLHSRLLERAAKYDDKRGGGSLTALPVIETQAGDISAYIPTNVISITDGQIFLEGDLFNAGIRPAINVGNSVSRVGSSAQTKAMKQVAGTLRLELAQYRELAAFAQFGSDLDKATQRLLARGQRLTEILKQGQYVPMPLEEQVFVIWAATNGYVDDIPVSEVRRFEAELLTYLKNNQAGLLNDIATKKELTDDIKSRMKAAADAFKQTFVVHA, encoded by the coding sequence ATGGAAGCCATTCGAGCCGACGAAATCAGTCAACTTATCCGCGAACAAATCGAAAACTTTCAAGCTGGTGTCACCGTCGCCGAGGTTGGGACGGTTATCAAAGTGGGCGATGGCATTGCCGAAATACACGGTCTTGACAATGTCATGGCCGGCGAACTGCTTGATCTGCCCCACGAGGTCAAAGGCATTGCGCTCAACCTGGAAGAAGACAAGGTTGGGGCGGTGCTCTTTGGCGAGTACCATGCCATCAAGCAGGGTGATTTGGTCAAGCGGACCAAGCGCATCATGTCGGTCCCGGTCGGCGACGGATTTTTAGGCCGGGTCGTCAACGCGCTGGGTGAACCAATTGACGGACGCGGCCCAATCGCCAACGACGGTTTCAATCCGGTGGAGCGCATTGCCCCTGGCATCGTCGAACGGAAGTCGGTCAAAGAACCGATGATGACCGGCATCAAAGCCATTGATGCCATGATTCCGATTGGGCGTGGGCAACGCGAACTCATCATTGGCGACCGTCAAACCGGCAAAACCACGATTGCCATTGACACCATCATCAACTCGAAGGGTAAGGACCTGATTTGTATCTATGTGGCGATTGGTCAGCGGAAAGGGTCAATCGCGCAGTTGGTCAAGCGTCTCGAAGAGAACGACGCCATGGCCTACACCATCATTGTGTCGGCGTCTTCATCAGACCCGGCCGCCATGCAATACATTGCGCCCTATGCCGGAACTGCCATCGGCGAATACTTCATGGATCGCGGCAAGCACGTCCTTTGTATTTACGATGACTTGTCAAAGCACGCCGTCGCCTACCGCGAGATTTCCTTGCTTTTGCGGCGACCGCCAGGGCGCGAGGCCTATCCGGGCGACGTGTTTTACCTGCACTCGCGCCTCCTGGAACGCGCTGCCAAGTATGACGACAAGCGCGGCGGTGGCTCATTGACTGCCTTGCCCGTCATCGAAACCCAAGCTGGTGACATTTCGGCTTACATCCCGACCAACGTCATTTCGATTACGGATGGTCAGATCTTTCTCGAAGGCGACTTGTTCAACGCCGGGATTCGCCCGGCCATCAACGTCGGAAACTCCGTCTCACGGGTCGGCAGTTCGGCGCAAACAAAGGCAATGAAACAGGTCGCCGGGACGCTGCGGCTCGAACTGGCGCAGTACCGCGAGCTGGCGGCCTTTGCCCAGTTTGGCTCCGACCTGGACAAAGCTACTCAGCGCCTGCTGGCTCGTGGGCAGCGGCTGACGGAAATCCTCAAGCAGGGACAGTATGTCCCCATGCCGCTCGAAGAACAGGTTTTTGTGATTTGGGCCGCGACGAATGGCTATGTGGATGATATTCCAGTTTCAGAAGTGCGCCGTTTTGAAGCTGAGCTTTTGACGTATCTCAAAAATAACCAGGCCGGGCTATTGAACGACATTGCCACGAAAAAGGAACTCACGGACGACATCAAGTCCAGAATGAAAGCTGCGGCTGATGCCTTCAAGCAAACGTTTGTTGTCCACGCTTGA
- a CDS encoding acyl-CoA dehydrogenase gives MSAAAPVSVASPISALTMLSDDERLFRDSVADFARERIRPHVARMDEAGIFETSLLDQCFELGLMGVEIPVEYEGSGGSFFMAALAVEELGKVDASAAVIVDVQNTLVNNAILRWGTPDQKKHYLPKLATRMLASYALSEAGSGSDAFALSCRAVDKGECWELTGRKLWITNAAEAGLFIVFATVNPEAGYKGITAFLVERDMPGFSVGKKENKLGIRASSTCELILEGCRVPKSNVLGEVGKGYKIAIETLNEGRIGIGAQMVGVAAGALEHGIRYAKERVQFGKRIADFQAIQHQIAELATHIEAARLMVYNAARLRDAGQPFVKEAAMTKWFTSQVAESVTSQVVEIFGGYGFTKEYPVEKYFRDSKIGKIYEGTSFMQLNTIAKLLLAD, from the coding sequence ATGTCTGCTGCTGCCCCTGTTTCGGTTGCGTCCCCAATCTCAGCCCTGACGATGCTTTCGGATGATGAACGTCTGTTTCGAGATAGCGTGGCGGATTTTGCCCGCGAGCGCATTCGTCCCCATGTGGCACGCATGGATGAGGCGGGGATTTTTGAAACCTCACTGCTTGACCAGTGTTTTGAACTGGGGCTGATGGGGGTCGAGATTCCGGTTGAGTATGAGGGTTCAGGTGGCTCGTTTTTCATGGCGGCGCTGGCCGTTGAGGAGCTGGGCAAGGTGGATGCCTCGGCTGCCGTCATCGTGGACGTGCAGAACACCCTCGTCAACAACGCCATCCTGCGCTGGGGAACGCCAGACCAGAAAAAGCACTACCTCCCAAAACTGGCGACGCGGATGCTGGCTTCCTATGCGCTCTCGGAAGCCGGTTCGGGTAGCGATGCGTTCGCCCTGAGTTGCCGCGCTGTGGACAAAGGCGAATGCTGGGAACTGACCGGCCGCAAGCTCTGGATTACCAATGCAGCCGAAGCCGGTCTGTTTATCGTCTTCGCAACGGTCAACCCGGAAGCCGGCTACAAGGGCATCACGGCCTTTTTGGTCGAACGCGACATGCCCGGCTTTTCCGTTGGCAAGAAGGAAAACAAGCTGGGGATTCGGGCGTCTTCGACATGCGAACTGATTCTGGAAGGTTGCCGGGTGCCGAAGTCCAACGTTCTGGGCGAAGTCGGCAAGGGCTACAAGATTGCCATTGAAACGCTGAACGAGGGCCGGATCGGCATCGGCGCACAGATGGTCGGCGTCGCCGCGGGCGCGCTCGAACACGGCATCCGCTACGCCAAGGAGCGGGTGCAATTCGGCAAGCGAATTGCCGACTTCCAAGCCATTCAGCACCAGATTGCCGAACTGGCCACCCACATCGAAGCCGCGCGCTTGATGGTCTATAATGCCGCGCGGTTGCGCGATGCTGGGCAACCTTTTGTCAAGGAAGCCGCAATGACGAAGTGGTTTACGTCTCAAGTGGCGGAAAGCGTGACTTCTCAGGTCGTCGAAATCTTTGGCGGCTATGGTTTCACCAAGGAATACCCGGTCGAAAAGTACTTCCGCGACTCAAAGATTGGGAAAATTTACGAGGGAACCTCGTTCATGCAGCTCAACACCATTGCGAAGCTACTGCTCGCCGATTGA
- the rpmG gene encoding 50S ribosomal protein L33 — protein sequence MAKASKRINIKLQSSASSHCYYTEKNKQNTNERLVLKKYDPKVRRHVEYKEAK from the coding sequence ATGGCAAAAGCAAGCAAGCGTATCAATATCAAGTTGCAAAGTTCGGCTAGTTCGCACTGCTACTACACGGAAAAAAACAAGCAAAATACCAATGAGCGCCTTGTCCTGAAGAAGTACGACCCCAAAGTCCGTCGGCATGTGGAATACAAGGAAGCCAAATAA
- a CDS encoding STAS domain-containing protein encodes MKSSENDGERGAGRPLARRPTRYRLDKKVNGVCVLEVVGRLAPSTAQEELTTRVDDLIASGHVNFLIDLRGVSYISSTGVGSLIECYHHAERAGGKLKLLNPSQAVRQILTVSKLDSVFDLWTDEDAALLSFGASDAGTTALDDDPPTLTPEAARASAKETAKSAPAGATAGSASAALPAAVPGTTAPPSSPPPTTPQARIVKAADAPPLKKSRSRRAKSSS; translated from the coding sequence ATGAAATCTTCTGAAAACGATGGGGAGCGGGGAGCCGGTCGCCCGCTGGCGCGACGGCCAACTCGCTATCGCTTGGATAAAAAAGTCAATGGCGTCTGCGTCCTGGAAGTCGTCGGACGCCTCGCCCCCAGCACGGCACAGGAGGAATTGACCACGCGCGTGGACGACCTCATTGCGTCGGGCCATGTGAATTTTCTGATTGACCTACGCGGGGTCAGCTACATCAGCAGTACCGGTGTCGGCTCGCTCATCGAGTGCTATCACCATGCGGAACGGGCTGGTGGAAAGCTCAAGCTCTTGAATCCATCCCAAGCAGTGCGCCAGATTCTCACCGTCTCAAAACTCGACAGCGTATTCGACCTATGGACCGATGAAGATGCCGCACTGCTCAGTTTTGGCGCATCCGATGCCGGCACCACCGCGCTGGATGACGACCCACCCACGCTGACCCCCGAAGCGGCACGAGCTTCAGCCAAGGAAACCGCGAAGTCGGCTCCTGCCGGCGCGACTGCCGGCAGCGCTTCGGCGGCGTTGCCAGCCGCCGTTCCCGGCACAACGGCTCCACCCAGCAGCCCGCCACCGACGACGCCGCAAGCCCGGATTGTCAAGGCAGCCGACGCCCCGCCCCTGAAAAAGAGCCGCTCGCGGCGCGCGAAATCTTCCTCTTGA
- a CDS encoding FecCD family ABC transporter permease, which yields MPAVVPGVGDGLEPASALFPPMLTSNRLVSRTLFFTLALGLLAAAVVFGVAIGSVPLPPSSVLAVLVGKLFPWLGVGDFTPTEEAIVWAMRLPRVLVAALVGAALAVAGAQMQGLFRNPLASPDIVGTSAGGALGAVIAISAGLAAQSPFYIPLFSFVGSALALTAVYALTARAGRAPVTTLLLAGVAIGALCGAFTALVVSLAWKRWEVAQEISFWLMGGFDSRTWLHVRLLVPCFLFGLGVALTYAPELDVMSLGDEDARALGVETRRATWVVLLSAALLTGAAVAVGGIIGFVGLIIPHAVRLLVGPRHRALIPACALVGAAFLVGADLLARTINRPEEVRLGIVTAIIGAPYFLRLLLRPTG from the coding sequence ATGCCGGCCGTCGTACCGGGCGTCGGTGATGGGCTTGAACCGGCTAGCGCGCTATTCCCGCCTATGCTCACCTCCAATCGCTTGGTATCGCGCACATTGTTCTTCACGCTGGCGCTTGGACTCCTGGCGGCGGCGGTTGTGTTCGGCGTGGCGATTGGCAGTGTGCCGTTGCCGCCGTCGTCCGTTCTTGCCGTCTTGGTCGGTAAGTTGTTTCCATGGCTTGGCGTAGGGGACTTCACGCCGACCGAGGAAGCGATTGTCTGGGCCATGCGCTTGCCGCGCGTGCTGGTGGCGGCGCTGGTCGGGGCGGCCCTGGCCGTTGCCGGGGCGCAAATGCAGGGTTTGTTTCGGAATCCGCTCGCGTCGCCGGATATTGTCGGCACAAGCGCCGGTGGCGCATTAGGCGCGGTCATTGCCATTTCGGCCGGTTTGGCGGCCCAGTCGCCGTTTTATATTCCGCTCTTTTCTTTTGTGGGCAGTGCCCTGGCGCTCACGGCCGTTTACGCCCTGACGGCGCGCGCCGGGCGCGCACCGGTCACGACCTTACTTCTGGCCGGCGTTGCGATTGGGGCCTTGTGTGGAGCGTTCACCGCCTTGGTGGTGTCGCTGGCGTGGAAGCGGTGGGAAGTAGCTCAGGAAATCTCTTTTTGGTTGATGGGGGGCTTTGACAGCCGCACTTGGCTGCATGTGCGGCTGTTAGTTCCTTGCTTTCTCTTTGGTCTCGGCGTGGCGCTGACCTATGCGCCAGAACTAGATGTGATGTCTCTCGGTGATGAGGACGCGCGGGCGCTCGGCGTCGAAACCCGGCGGGCAACCTGGGTCGTTCTGCTGTCCGCGGCGCTGTTGACCGGCGCTGCCGTGGCCGTTGGCGGCATCATCGGTTTTGTTGGTTTGATCATTCCCCATGCCGTCCGGTTGCTGGTTGGTCCACGTCATCGGGCGCTGATTCCGGCCTGTGCCTTGGTCGGCGCGGCATTCCTGGTCGGTGCCGACTTGCTGGCGCGGACAATCAATCGTCCAGAAGAAGTTCGGCTGGGTATTGTGACCGCCATCATCGGCGCTCCTTACTTTTTACGGCTTTTGCTGCGTCCGACCGGCTAG
- a CDS encoding DMT family transporter → METWTLHRWALLGLVLANAIWGSTFVVAQDVTNPAHPTSLAPMRYIMVRFGLAVGFMLLIWGWRLRHIPAETVGHGVRLGIFLGLGYVLQAQGLAWSGSPSKAAFITGSSVLLVPLFGAWFGKQRPTAANLIGLVIAFVGFTLLCFPDDQARGWRWSDAVSFGCTVPFAIHIVLMERYAERSDVDTLNIVQLGVSVLVAAAGWLSLAGWAALGLPVPPVLAPELRPLSLTGRQAWELLYLVIFGTMICYRLQTWAQRHVSATQTALTLTLEPVFAALIAFGVGVERLGLRELAGGTLTIAGVVISELLTTAHGRALKKT, encoded by the coding sequence ATGGAAACCTGGACGCTCCACCGCTGGGCATTGCTGGGTCTCGTCCTGGCCAATGCCATTTGGGGCAGTACGTTTGTCGTCGCGCAAGACGTCACCAATCCGGCGCACCCAACGAGTCTCGCGCCAATGCGCTACATCATGGTGCGGTTTGGTCTTGCCGTTGGTTTCATGCTGCTTATTTGGGGTTGGCGGTTACGGCACATCCCGGCTGAAACCGTTGGGCATGGCGTCCGGCTAGGGATTTTTTTAGGGCTTGGGTACGTTTTGCAGGCGCAGGGTCTGGCCTGGAGTGGCAGTCCATCCAAGGCCGCCTTCATTACTGGATCGAGCGTGCTGCTCGTGCCGTTGTTTGGGGCGTGGTTTGGAAAACAACGCCCCACCGCCGCAAATCTGATTGGCTTGGTCATTGCTTTCGTTGGTTTCACACTGTTGTGCTTTCCCGATGACCAGGCACGTGGCTGGCGGTGGAGCGACGCCGTGTCGTTCGGTTGCACCGTGCCGTTTGCTATCCACATTGTCCTTATGGAACGCTACGCCGAGCGGTCCGATGTGGACACGCTCAATATCGTCCAGCTTGGTGTCTCCGTGCTGGTAGCCGCCGCCGGATGGCTGTCTCTGGCCGGATGGGCTGCCCTTGGGTTGCCGGTGCCACCAGTCCTGGCCCCAGAGTTGCGCCCGCTGTCGCTGACAGGGCGCCAAGCGTGGGAACTACTCTACTTGGTCATTTTTGGCACGATGATTTGCTACCGGTTGCAGACTTGGGCGCAGCGGCACGTATCCGCGACGCAGACGGCACTGACGTTGACGTTGGAGCCGGTCTTTGCCGCGCTGATTGCCTTTGGCGTTGGGGTTGAACGGCTTGGATTGCGTGAACTGGCGGGTGGCACACTGACAATTGCCGGCGTCGTCATCTCCGAGCTTCTCACGACAGCCCATGGGCGAGCGTTGAAAAAGACTTGA
- a CDS encoding LIC_10190 family membrane protein gives MLITLAIWVVVAGLAGVIGAGYFSMTSGSSPAERLVVNLWLGAGILSNGWLTVALWLPLSPVTAILTAAVLLGVIIQTKPFRLRVATLGRDLAPDAWTLALAVGLASIVAAVVAVAPVTLIDTGIYHYPAARWLAEYGVVKGTALLDVQLGYASSWFALFAPCLHGGMKTRAAALGSGLALALWLSSAGFAGLRIYRGDGQPTDWFLVWATVLGVGAVSTLDGLLASSSPDVPTAALIITIAWVLLGQRPAAEPRSGWTAAALAAVALSIKLTAAPVLVVAGWLAWRASGWKWKTALSLAVMVIGLLLPVTVVRAMASGHPFFPSKLCALPVAWRYDMNPWQMADGTPRELTVAIRDQARWDWGALASPRYSQGPLDGLLDWRWLPAWPSHEPVAAGLLAASVVATLAMLLGRRQSVVGWGWVLGLGWFGSAYVLLQAPSLRFGVGYFVIPPALGLAYFSTHLPRWVPALLGAGLVTLLPFPASVPLWRPPRLTPTPVSIQQVNGMRLYQPVPQPGIFPRCGDSPLPCGSNIAPTVRLRDPRRGVAAGFIRGRPSGRE, from the coding sequence ATGCTCATCACGTTAGCCATCTGGGTTGTTGTTGCCGGGCTTGCCGGCGTGATTGGCGCGGGCTACTTCTCGATGACGTCAGGCTCAAGCCCGGCGGAGCGGCTGGTTGTGAACCTATGGCTGGGCGCTGGCATTCTGTCTAACGGTTGGTTGACCGTGGCGCTGTGGCTTCCGCTTTCTCCGGTGACAGCCATTCTGACGGCGGCCGTGTTGCTTGGCGTCATCATCCAAACGAAGCCCTTTCGACTGCGCGTCGCCACGTTGGGGCGTGACCTCGCGCCGGACGCTTGGACGTTAGCGCTTGCGGTTGGCCTTGCTTCTATCGTTGCAGCCGTTGTCGCGGTGGCGCCGGTGACGCTGATTGACACCGGCATCTACCACTATCCGGCAGCGCGGTGGCTGGCCGAATACGGCGTTGTCAAGGGGACGGCCTTGCTCGATGTTCAGCTTGGCTACGCCTCATCGTGGTTCGCGCTCTTTGCGCCCTGTTTGCACGGCGGCATGAAGACCCGCGCCGCGGCCCTTGGGAGTGGTTTGGCGTTGGCGCTTTGGCTGTCCAGCGCCGGATTCGCCGGTCTGCGGATTTACCGGGGCGACGGACAGCCCACCGATTGGTTCCTGGTATGGGCGACCGTCCTGGGCGTCGGGGCAGTGAGCACGCTAGACGGGTTGTTGGCGTCGTCGTCGCCAGACGTGCCAACGGCGGCGCTCATCATCACGATTGCCTGGGTACTCCTTGGTCAGCGGCCGGCGGCGGAACCCAGGTCAGGCTGGACAGCCGCGGCCTTGGCGGCCGTTGCCCTGAGCATCAAGCTCACTGCCGCACCCGTGCTGGTCGTCGCCGGCTGGCTCGCTTGGCGGGCATCTGGGTGGAAATGGAAGACCGCACTGAGCCTGGCGGTCATGGTCATCGGCTTGCTCCTGCCAGTAACCGTGGTGCGCGCGATGGCGTCGGGCCATCCGTTTTTTCCATCAAAGCTGTGCGCGTTGCCGGTCGCGTGGCGCTATGACATGAACCCCTGGCAAATGGCAGACGGCACCCCCCGCGAACTGACCGTAGCGATTCGTGACCAAGCCCGCTGGGATTGGGGCGCGCTGGCCTCGCCGCGCTATAGCCAAGGACCACTCGATGGGCTGCTTGATTGGCGTTGGCTGCCGGCATGGCCATCTCACGAACCGGTTGCCGCTGGGCTGTTAGCCGCCAGCGTCGTCGCAACCTTGGCAATGCTGTTGGGCCGTCGCCAGTCAGTTGTCGGGTGGGGCTGGGTACTGGGGTTGGGATGGTTCGGAAGCGCCTACGTGCTCCTGCAAGCGCCTTCGCTCCGGTTTGGGGTCGGGTATTTCGTCATCCCGCCGGCGCTCGGGTTGGCGTACTTTTCAACCCACTTACCGCGCTGGGTTCCGGCGCTGCTAGGCGCTGGACTGGTAACGTTGCTGCCATTTCCGGCCAGTGTGCCACTCTGGCGTCCGCCGCGCCTGACCCCAACACCGGTGTCTATCCAGCAGGTCAACGGCATGCGGCTCTATCAGCCCGTGCCGCAACCTGGCATATTCCCACGTTGTGGCGACAGTCCTTTGCCGTGCGGCTCGAACATCGCTCCCACCGTCCGTCTGCGCGATCCCCGGCGCGGGGTCGCGGCTGGCTTCATCCGTGGGCGGCCGTCGGGAAGGGAATAG
- the atpG gene encoding ATP synthase F1 subunit gamma — translation MPNLQGVRRRIKAVKNMRQITKSYKLVSASKLRRAQERVTATRPYARKIREVLHNLSATVTDFTSPLMEERTGNRTLLVLMTADKGLCGAFNANLIRSVQQYIADHPSERIELITVGRKGRDFFRRRTVPIRKEYINVTAKTFGYDVAVSIAQDIMDIYEGVATEEDVLAARPDRVLLVYAEFRSAISQVVRIEPLLPVGKPAAGPSDAADAPAAGPDYIYEQPPAEILGRLLPRFVETCIFQALLESVASEHGARMAAMDSASRNAGEVIANLTLTMNRIRQAAITNEIIEVVSGAAAL, via the coding sequence ATGCCGAATTTGCAGGGCGTGCGACGGCGCATCAAAGCCGTCAAGAACATGCGCCAAATTACCAAGTCATACAAACTTGTCTCGGCGTCGAAGCTCCGCCGCGCGCAGGAGCGGGTGACGGCAACTCGTCCCTATGCGCGCAAGATACGGGAAGTGCTGCATAACCTTTCCGCGACCGTGACGGATTTCACCAGTCCGCTGATGGAAGAACGGACGGGGAACCGTACGCTGTTGGTTCTCATGACGGCCGACAAGGGACTGTGTGGCGCTTTCAACGCTAATCTCATTCGCTCCGTGCAGCAATACATTGCCGACCACCCCAGTGAACGCATCGAGTTGATTACCGTTGGGCGCAAGGGGCGGGATTTCTTTCGCCGGCGAACGGTGCCGATCCGCAAGGAGTATATCAACGTCACGGCGAAAACCTTTGGTTATGATGTTGCCGTGAGTATCGCCCAAGACATCATGGACATCTACGAAGGTGTGGCGACCGAGGAAGACGTGCTGGCGGCGCGTCCTGACCGGGTGTTGCTGGTCTATGCCGAGTTCCGGTCGGCTATTTCCCAGGTCGTTCGGATCGAGCCACTCCTGCCGGTTGGCAAGCCGGCCGCCGGGCCGTCTGACGCCGCTGATGCGCCGGCCGCCGGCCCAGATTACATCTATGAACAGCCACCGGCGGAAATTCTTGGACGCCTGCTGCCGCGCTTTGTGGAAACCTGCATCTTTCAAGCCTTGCTGGAGTCGGTGGCGTCCGAGCATGGCGCGCGTATGGCGGCGATGGATTCCGCCAGCCGGAATGCCGGTGAAGTCATTGCCAACCTGACGCTGACCATGAACCGCATCCGTCAGGCGGCCATCACGAATGAAATCATCGAGGTGGTGAGCGGCGCGGCGGCGCTGTAG
- a CDS encoding putative quinol monooxygenase, translating to MPHGPVAIMVHLKARPGFENNILGAVAALIDPIRQHPHCQYYDFHIHADDPTRFTSYEVWSSLEAFRAHLASPFIQAMQDAAQEFLERPLEYDVLQSIQPVKANETTPIRPTP from the coding sequence ATGCCCCACGGTCCAGTTGCCATCATGGTTCACCTAAAGGCCCGCCCTGGGTTTGAAAACAACATCCTTGGCGCGGTCGCGGCGCTGATTGACCCTATTCGCCAGCATCCACACTGCCAATACTATGATTTTCACATTCACGCTGATGACCCGACCCGCTTCACTTCCTATGAGGTCTGGTCCAGTCTGGAGGCGTTTCGCGCCCATTTGGCATCGCCCTTCATTCAAGCCATGCAGGATGCGGCTCAGGAGTTTCTTGAGCGCCCACTTGAATATGATGTGCTCCAGAGCATTCAGCCCGTCAAAGCCAACGAAACGACACCAATCCGGCCAACCCCCTGA